In Desulfobotulus pelophilus, a single genomic region encodes these proteins:
- a CDS encoding acyl-CoA dehydrogenase family protein yields the protein MDFNFSPLEKMVQKTARDFCEKEITKIDAYMAEHNDYPPDLLQRFAKSRLLGMDVPKEFGGIGSTNFNLILFAEEIGKTGSTSMLPFFMNNSVAETICYWGTDEMKQKFVPPLCDGSSWASMAFTEPGTGSDPKALTMVAEPDGDDFILNGTKRFISMANKPGCGVFFAKDLSLTGSKKDTTAFIVDKSSPGISFSGHYELMGLDGADTCDVFFKDVRVPKANILGEQGKGFKILLRWIAGERIQQCAAMVGGAQGALEEAARYSKERVVGGFPLGFMQGFTWMLAEMKTKVDACRLMVYRTILLQDQKQPFEVPSAELKVFVVPMAQEVCRMAVQIHGSYGYSKEYKVEKLFRNAMHGGIVASSLEINKTIAGMAYLAGR from the coding sequence ATGGATTTCAATTTCTCCCCCCTTGAAAAGATGGTTCAGAAAACGGCCCGGGATTTCTGTGAAAAAGAAATCACCAAAATTGATGCCTACATGGCCGAGCACAACGACTATCCTCCCGACCTCCTGCAGCGATTTGCCAAGTCAAGGTTGCTGGGCATGGATGTTCCCAAGGAATTCGGTGGAATCGGCAGTACCAATTTTAATCTCATCCTGTTTGCAGAAGAGATCGGTAAAACCGGTTCCACCTCCATGCTTCCCTTTTTTATGAACAACTCCGTTGCGGAAACCATCTGTTACTGGGGTACAGATGAGATGAAGCAGAAATTTGTTCCTCCCCTTTGTGATGGCAGTTCCTGGGCCAGTATGGCTTTTACCGAGCCTGGAACCGGTTCGGACCCCAAGGCCCTCACCATGGTGGCGGAGCCCGATGGCGATGATTTTATCCTGAACGGCACCAAACGTTTCATCAGCATGGCCAACAAGCCCGGCTGCGGCGTCTTTTTTGCCAAAGATTTGTCCCTTACGGGTAGTAAAAAGGATACCACAGCCTTCATTGTTGATAAAAGCAGTCCCGGCATTTCCTTTTCCGGTCATTATGAGCTCATGGGTCTTGATGGCGCGGACACCTGCGATGTCTTTTTCAAGGATGTGCGGGTACCCAAAGCCAATATCCTTGGGGAACAGGGTAAGGGCTTCAAAATTCTGCTGCGGTGGATTGCAGGAGAACGTATTCAGCAATGTGCGGCGATGGTGGGAGGAGCCCAGGGTGCTCTGGAAGAAGCGGCCCGTTATAGCAAAGAGCGTGTAGTCGGTGGTTTCCCTCTGGGGTTTATGCAGGGGTTCACCTGGATGCTGGCTGAAATGAAAACCAAAGTGGATGCCTGCCGTCTTATGGTTTACAGAACCATACTGCTTCAGGATCAGAAACAACCCTTCGAGGTACCCTCGGCGGAACTTAAGGTTTTTGTTGTGCCTATGGCCCAGGAGGTCTGCCGTATGGCGGTTCAGATTCATGGTTCCTATGGGTACTCCAAGGAATATAAGGTGGAAAAGCTCTTCCGGAATGCCATGCACGGCGGCATTGTGGCTTCCAGTCTTGAAATCAATAAAACCATTGCGGGCATGGCCTATCTGGCCGGTCGCTGA